The genomic interval agtccCTTCAGCAAgcggtgttgggaaaattggacagccacatgtaaatcaatgaagttagaacacaccctcttaccacacaaaaaaataaactcaaagtggcttaaaaacttaaacataagatatgacaccataaaCCTCCTAGAaaagatcataggcaaaacattctctgacataaaccatACCAATgtaagtcagtctcccaaggcaacagaaataaaaacaaaaataaacaaatgggacgtaatcaaacttacaagcttttgcacagtaaaggaaaccataaacaaaacgaaaagacaacatacaggatgggagaaaatatttgcaaatgatgcgaccaacaagagcttaatttccaaaatatacaaacagctcatacaactcaacaacaaaaaaacaaacataccaatcgcaaaatgggcagaaaacctaaagagacatttctccaaagaataccgaaggccaataggcatatgaaaagatactcaacatcactaaatattagagaaatgcaaatcaaaactacaatgaactacatgctcacaccagtcagaatggccatcattaaaaagtctacacaacatcgttaatcaactatactccaatataaaataaaaattaaacacaaaaaaattaaaatatcttcaaaaaaaagaaaaaggtctacaaataacaaatgctggagagggtgtggagaaaagggaaccctcctacactgttggtaggaatgtaagttggtgcagccactgtggaaaacagcgtAGAGgttttcctcagaaaactaaaaacagaattaccatatgatcctgcaatccccaggcatatacccagacaaaactataattcaaaaaaagatacatgcacccctatgttcatagcagcactattcacaatagccatgacatggaaacaacctaaatgtccatcaacagatgaatggataaagaagatgtggtacatatatacaatggaatactactactcagccataaaaaagaaagaaataatgccatttgcagcaacatgtatgcaactagagattatcatactaactgaagtaggtcagaaagagaaggacaaataccatatgatatcacttatatgtggaatctaaattatgacacaaatgaacctatctatgaaacagaatcatagacacagagaatagaatgggagagggatggattgggagtttgggattagcagatgcaaactggtatatataggatggataaacaacaaggtcctactgtatagcacagggaactatatttaatatcctgtgataaaccataatggaaaagaatgtgaaaaagaatgtgtatatgtataactgagtcactctgctgtacagcaattaacacattataaatcaactatacttcaataaaaagaaaaaaatagaagggaggaaaacagaagacaaaaacaaCCCAGTCACATAGCCTAAGGAGGAGGGTAGGCAAGCAGAAACCTAAAGGGAGTGAATATCAATTAACAGATCTCTAACCACACTCTGCAGCATGATCTAGCTTTGCAAAACAGCACAGAGACAGAAGCCAAGGGAGAGGTCAGGTCCACTGGTTTGCAGAGGATGACATAAAAATGGGTCCAGAGTCCAGATCAGTCAGGGAGTCACATGCTGGGAAGAAGCCACCCAGATTCACAAGGAGTGCTGAGAGGGCCCCGTGAGGGTGGAGGGCTGCCCAAGTCGGTGGGTAAGAGGAGGACAGATGACAAGGAAGTAGGGGCTCACGACTAGAAGGCCAAGGTCAAGACCTTGAAGGTAGCACTGCTCCTGATGAGTGAGATGGATGGGGCCAGTGTGGTGGGAAACAGCGTCGAGAGGAAGACGGCAAGGAGCTGGCATAGGTGGGGTCAGACCGTTGATGACAGAGGAGAAAATGCAGGCAGCGGGGTACACACGGGTACAAGGACCCGTCTGAAtcaacctttacagaaaaggaaccCATGAGCAGTATGACTGTCTATACTCACTGGGTGTCAGAAAGGAAATGCCATTCTGTTCTTCCAAGCCTACATCTGGATCTTTCCAGGGCCCAAAAGAGAATGAATATTTGAACAACGAGCAGTCAAGAGTCAAGGAAAGCATTTTTAGAGCCTTTCCCTCTTGAAGTGTATTTTGCTCAAGGAGAAAGGGAAGTTTTTCAAATACAGATTTCAGACTAGCCACTCAGAACCGTCCTCTGGAGGCCCTTACCTTGGTCTGTTTCTTCTCGGTGGCGTAGACGATAGAGGTACAGCAGACTTCAGCGATCTTGCGGCCCTGGCCGTAGAAGGACCAGCAGCAGATTTCGTCCCCAATGACATCCTTTATGAACAGGACCCTTCCATTAAAGCGCAGCGACAGCTTATCAAACAGTTCGATGTTCTTCAACATATTGTCGTCAGAATTGCTGCAAAAGAGCATTTGATAAAGTGATTGATTACAAGCTGGTGTTAACAGCCACCACTAGTGGGGGAGTGTTTCCACACACCGGGCCCATTATCTCCAACATCCCTTTTCAACCTCACAGTAAGCCCGTGAAGAAGGCACTACAGTCCCCAAAGCTCAAAGGAAAGCAAGGGTCAGAGAAATTAGGGAACTGGCTGAGGCCAAAaactaataaatggcagagctgagcctCAAAAAGACAGCTCTGGCCTCTAAGTCTGCGCTCCTCACCAGCGAGCTAGGGCGGACGCCCTGCTGTGCAACAGCCAGGAATGAAATGCTGAAACCACGGGGTCTGCAGGCAGAGGCACCAGGTCGGGGACATGGAGGAGAGCCCCACAGAGCCACATGAGAGGCTGAGTGACCTGCCCGAGGGAGACTTTTTATCCTGGGCCCATTTATGGGTCTTAAATAACTTCATCTAATACCCCTACAACCCATAAGTTCCTGATTTAGAGCCACATGTTCCCAAGAGCCAAAAGGCATTCTAGAAACCTGTATATATTGCTAGTGGGAACATAAAATAGcatagtcactttggaaaacagttcggcaGGTCCTCAAGTGATTAAacgtagagttaccatatgacccagcaattgcactcctaggtatccacccaagagaaatgaaaacatgtatgtgtacatgcatgtccacagcagcattattcctaaCGGCCAGAAGGTGGCAACAaccctaactgtccatcaactgatgaatggacaaGCAAAATGTAGTCTGTCTGAACAATGGagtatttttcagccataaaatgaatgaagtactgatgcgtgctacaacgtggatgaactttgaaaacgttatgctaagtgaaagaagccagacacaaaaagcaaCATATTATAAGATTGTACATATATGAAATGTCCGGtgtaggcaaatccatagaaacagaaagcaaagtagtggttgcctagggctgggggagagaagagggtgggGGCCATGGGGAGCGACTGCTAACAGGTATAGGTTTccttctgaggtgatgaaaatggtcTACAATTAGGTAagtggtgatggtagcacaactctgaatatactaaaaaacactgaattgtgtatttttaaacggtgaattttatggtatgtgtgaATTTGATTTCGTATCTATCGATCCATCTGGGCATTCTAGAGGTGCAAAAAGGCCACCCTCATCTGAAGGGAACGAGGGGAGTGGGCCTGGCTGGTTTGAGTGCAGATGTCTTTTCTGGCCAACACCTTACCTGGTATACGAGTATTTGTTGTTACTTCTGTTGTAGAGCAACTTCACGGCTGGCTGtgggttgttttaaaaaaaggaagaagagagtcaCTTGGAGTGCAGGTGCAAAGGACCACCGGCTTCCCACAGCACTGGAGCCCTGCCATCTGCCTGAAGAGGCAGATAAGCATAGCCtgctggctggggtggggctggagagggaCACTGCGTGAGCCAGCACCAGGAGAAACAAAAGATGAGCTATACTCTCCCATTCCTGACCCCTTCTCAGGCCTTGCCCAGGCAATTTCGCACATTTTTATTCCAAAACTTACTCAGAATAACCTCCACCACTTTTGGTAGCAAAAGAAATGCCACAAGGTTGCCTCCACCATACCTTATTTGAAGTCGCTATAAGTTTCTGTTCTTCCTTGGATGAGGTGATGACAGGAACTTTGCAGAAAGGCTCATAAGTATCTTTGTTCTGCTGGAACAAAACATGCTTTCAGCCTGGGAGGCCTGCCCAGCATTGAACTGTTTAAGCTGGCCTGCCGGGCAAAGACGGACTCTGGCGAGGGGAGATGGGGCAGCCGTGGCTGGGAAGAGAGGAGGATTCTCAGCACCAGTGAAGTAGGATGGGGGACGACCAGGAGTGGAGTTCTCCAATGAACCCGCTCTTCGGCCAGGACTGTTGTATGCCAGGGTGCTTGGCATATAAATACTAACAACAATGACACATTTCACAGCCCAGGAAGCCACTCAAAAATAAACCCTAAATATGGCAGATGAAATATGATTGCATCAAAGCTCCTAAAACCCCACTGCAATGACTGCAGAGGAATTATAAGCCCATAAGGagagaaagaatgggaaaagTGAGGTCAGCAGACAAAAGATGTCAAAAATTCAAGTCTGGAAAGCAGGTCTCAAGTGAGTGATAACCAAGGAGCAGAACGCTGAAACCTAAGTTGGCAGATGGGAAAGAATCCACAGCTTTGAAGGCTGGTGGACTCAGGGCAAGAGCAGAGGGTTGCCTGCTAGTCGACAGAAGCACTGGTGAGACCTCCAGATGGATCCCCTACCCCAGCCTGGCAGGAGAAAAGTCCACTTTCCTGGAGCAGTTTGTACAGGAGAAGACAGGGCTGAGCTGCTATTCCGAAAACGGGAGATTAAGTGAACCATCTACACACTAAATGGTgagccctacccccaccccagccccttctCCTACTCAGATCTCAGAAGGCAGCCAGTTGGGCTTATACCCACCAGGCAAGAGAGTGGAGGATTCCTCTACAGGGAACCacctgtccaaaaaaaaaaaaaaaggcttacaGTTTCTGACATTGAGAGTTCCCACTGAAAAAGCCAGCCTTATCATCTGCCACTGAAGCCCACTGGACAACAATACATACAGTGTTTCAGAGCCTTTACTCTTGAATTTCAACAGACCAAGGACCATCAGATTATACCCGGAAAGCCTCTCAAATATGAGactgaaaccaaaacaaagagaaaaagtaagagaAGGAGTCACACAATGAAGGCAgcagaaagaaaacttcaaataGTATCATCAGACAGATGAGAGCAGATACCGCATCCCATGAAACAAGATCAGCGTGCTATATAAAAAAGAGCACTCGGAGAACTAGAAAAGGCTCTCGGGAGTCAGAAATACgatagcagaaatgaaaaattcaatagaagcgttgaaaagataaaactgaaaaaacGCTCTGAGAAAATAGAAGGATAAGGGCGAGAGAAATTAGGAGGTCAGTCCTGGAGGTTTAATCTCAGACTAACAGAAACCACAAAAAGGAACCCAGAGGGCATGTCTCTAAGACAAAGATGAAACAGAGATTCCCTGATGTGTCTGAACATACCAGAAGGAGACTGAAGTTTCTGAGAATTTAGGGCTGAATTAGGGATGTGTGCTTagaaaaccaagcaaacaaaagacaatgaagcAATCACTAATTCTGGCAAACTGAAAAGTTACacgagaaaggaaataatcactGTGTACTCTGTGGCTCAACTGTTAACAATATTTACACAACTCAACGTAAACTCTGAGTACGGATTTAATCAAAACTGTGATAAACTACACTGGGAGAAGGAATACGTGCAGGCAAGTTTGGTAGTGGCTGGGGTGGTACATgagctaaattttaattttctacagAAACGCCAGTAGATAATGTGGTAAACTGGAAAATCAATAAATAGGTGAGTAAAGAAATAGGTGAGTAAAGAACTGCTGCAAGAATTAAAAGAGGCTGctgcaggggtgggagtgggtggaAGGCGTATGCTAGTGTTTTTGACATCAACCTAGCTTACAATACTAACTTGCCTTGGTAAACGCTTTACATGCATTACTTTAATAAacatacaaatgaaataaaaaataacaaagtaaaagcTACAACATTCAGTTAGATTTACAGAGAGTTCACAGACTGGCAGTAGCGGCAGGGGTGGTGCAAATAACAGCTCCTCAGGTAAATACCAGTTCCTCAGGCAGACTGGCATCGTGGGTACTGTCCCAGTGGAGAGCCACCCAAGAGCCTCACGTTTACAGATCCAATTCCTAGGACAACGCAAAGGGGATCTTCTGATTCTCTGCCATGAATTAACTTGCCTTGAAATAAATGGCTGCTGGCTACATCTAGAAGCGTTCTGGTTTTGGAGGGATTTTACTGTCCCTAGACTTGACCCCAGCAGTCCTTCCCCAGCTCCAGCTGAGGAGTGAGGGGTGTCTGTCTGTAGAGATTACGCTGGGCTCTCAACAACGACTTGTGGGATGAGAATAAGTCTCCCAATGAGTCCAGAAAAGGATCAGGTTTTACACCCCATGGCTCGGTACTGAAGGGTTACAATGCACACAGGGAGAGGACCCAACACCATGGGggctgaaataagccagagagcaGTCAGGTGGCCTCAGCATCACAGGGAAGCCTCTCGGGGGTCGCGCAGGCCAGAGGGGAGCAGCTCCGGGGTCAACTCATTAACTCTCACAACAGCTCAATGAGGGAGGGGGACAATGAGAAAGGCAGATGAGTCTGGGGCTCTCCCCGCCCACACGGGGAGAAAGGGTGATACCTACTTGCAGGGCTGCCTGGCACTCTTCCACCAGGCCCTGGACCAGGTAGTACTTGGCTTCTGCCAGCAGCTCCTCGATCTCCCGGCGGCTCTCAGGCAAGGGGACCGCCCCGTCACGAAGGTAGTTGAGTATGGTACCAAAGTGCTTCCCACACCGGTCAATGAGGATCCAGCCTGTGGTGGGAGGAGGCGGGAGGAGAGCTGGGGTGTCTCTTGGCTCCCACCACCTCCGGGGAGAGCAGGACCACAGAGAGGGTTGCGGCCCCACCTGCCCAGCTACCAGCAAAGGGCTGACCAGGCCCCGCTGGCTGCAGACAAGCACACCCCAGACTCACTGGTTTGggctcctttattttatttatttatttttaactttttggccacaccaaaGGAAGGATTGAACCGGTGCCCCCTGCGaaggaagcacggagtcttaaccactggactgccagggaagtccatggcCCCTGGGGCCTAAAAGCATGTTCCTCAAGTACCTCAAAAATCCCTATGTTAAGAATATCGCAAGAGGGCCTACCCCACACCTGGATAAAATGGGTCCAAATGAGCACATCCCATTGACAGGGGAAAGGCTTCTGGTGTGAAAATATCTATTCCCTTTTAcaacaaagctttttttttcagaCTCCCAAATAACAGAGCCATTTCTAAGGAAGCAGACGGCTCACACTGCAGGGAGTCAGTGACATCTGACTCCCAAGGGTGACCCCCAGGCACTCACCAGCACCACCACAGAAAATTCCATCTGTAACCCCCCAAACAAGTGTTTAGTGGCTAATGACAGCGATCAGAGATAAAATGGTGACCAGCCAGACCCTGCCCTCAAGCAGTTCAGTCTAACTTGGGGAGATGGCGCTGGCATTCATGAGATACGGAAACACATTCCAGCTGCTGACCGGAACCAGGCACAGTACGAAATCGTGCCTGTGGGTGGGGACAAGGCGAGTCCTGCCGCTTCTCAGTGTCTTCTCCAGTCTCCAGTCCTGGCCCTGGTCTGCAGGGCCGCCATGCGGCTTCGCTTCTCGAAATTCCTCGCTGAAATGCAAATGCTactgggaagaggaaagaggactggagcctgggaaggggaggaggaggtacCAGAAGGGGAAGCAGGGTTGAGGTGAAGACCAAGTACATCTCAAGAGAAAACGTGAAGCCAGACAGACGGAGAAGTCCCGGCCTTCCCGATAAGCAGGGTCACCCCGGGAAGGGGGCCCCAAGTCTCCTGCTGCGCACTGCAGGTGAGGAAACGCCAGCGCCCAGGGAAGTTAGGAGGTTCACACAGGAATCACTCATTCTCTGCCCCTGCTTTCCCTCAGCTTGGGAAAAGAGCCAGGTTTCCACTCCGAAGACCACTATGTCTTCCCAAATCCTCCTCAGACCCCAGCCCCTGGATCGGCAGCAGAGGCCAATGGAGGCCAAGGGCAGCCAAGGCACCTTTTCACGTCCGGTCACAAGCCGGCCCGCCTCCCCCGAGTCCAGCCCCGCCAAGTGTGCTCAGGTGTTCTAGCGCACTAGTTAGTGTTCTTTGCCGCCATCACCAGGAGAGTTGACAAGGAGGCCATTTCCACGTTCCGCTTTGCAACTACTCCTCAGTCCACGGTTCCTGGGCCTTTGGTTAAAGGTCCCGTCTCGTCCCTCCAGAGCCTTCTGCGTGGCACTTCCACGCTGCTATGGCCTCCTGAGTACAGCAAGAAGTTAATCCCCAATCTCGGCAAACACAAAGCAAATGTGTGGCCTGGAGTCAGACCCTGGATCCGAGGAAGGACAACGAGGCCTTCACAGGTGTGGTAAATCCTGTCACCTTGACAGTGCCCGCTGGACATTATGTTCCCGCTCCCCTCTCCAGCTGAGACAACAAAGTGCGTACTCAGTATCTGTTCTGCAGCTCAGATGCCTACAGGGGCCTTGAGCACACAGGATAACCAGGTGCAGG from Globicephala melas chromosome 13, mGloMel1.2, whole genome shotgun sequence carries:
- the KCTD10 gene encoding BTB/POZ domain-containing adapter for CUL3-mediated RhoA degradation protein 3 isoform X2, which produces MEEMSGESVVSSAVPAAATRTTSFKGTSPSSKYVKLNVGGALYYTTMQTLTKQDTMLKAMFSGRMEVLTDSEGWILIDRCGKHFGTILNYLRDGAVPLPESRREIEELLAEAKYYLVQGLVEECQAALQNKDTYEPFCKVPVITSSKEEQKLIATSNKPAVKLLYNRSNNKYSYTSNSDDNMLKNIELFDKLSLRFNGRVLFIKDVIGDEICCWSFYGQGRKIAEVCCTSIVYATEKKQTKVEFPEARIYEETLNILLYEAQDGRGPDNALLEATGGAAGRSHHLDEDEERERERIERVRRIHIKRPDDRAHLHQ
- the KCTD10 gene encoding BTB/POZ domain-containing adapter for CUL3-mediated RhoA degradation protein 3 isoform X4; protein product: MSGESVVSSAVPAAATRTTSFKGTSPSSKYVKLNVGGALYYTTMQTLTKQDTMLKAMFSGRMEVLTDSEGWILIDRCGKHFGTILNYLRDGAVPLPESRREIEELLAEAKYYLVQGLVEECQAALQNKDTYEPFCKVPVITSSKEEQKLIATSNKPAVKLLYNRSNNKYSYTSNSDDNMLKNIELFDKLSLRFNGRVLFIKDVIGDEICCWSFYGQGRKIAEVCCTSIVYATEKKQTKVEFPEARIYEETLNILLYEAQDGRGPDNALLEATGGAAGRSHHLDEDEERERERIERVRRIHIKRPDDRAHLHQ
- the KCTD10 gene encoding BTB/POZ domain-containing adapter for CUL3-mediated RhoA degradation protein 3 isoform X1, whose amino-acid sequence is MEEMSGESVVSSAVPAAATRTTSFKGTSPSSKYVKLNVGGALYYTTMQTLTKQDTMLKAMFSGRMEVLTDSEGWILIDRCGKHFGTILNYLRDGAVPLPESRREIEELLAEAKYYLVQGLVEECQAALQQNKDTYEPFCKVPVITSSKEEQKLIATSNKPAVKLLYNRSNNKYSYTSNSDDNMLKNIELFDKLSLRFNGRVLFIKDVIGDEICCWSFYGQGRKIAEVCCTSIVYATEKKQTKVEFPEARIYEETLNILLYEAQDGRGPDNALLEATGGAAGRSHHLDEDEERERERIERVRRIHIKRPDDRAHLHQ